In a single window of the uncultured Dysgonomonas sp. genome:
- a CDS encoding non-canonical purine NTP diphosphatase yields MKRKLVFATNNDHKLEEVREVVKDKFEILSLKDIGCHEDIAEPGETLEENALIKARYVKEKYGYDSFGDDTGLEVEALNGAPGVYSARYAGDGHDAKANMKKLLANLDGVTNRKARFRSVIALTLEGKEYLFEGKIEGEIISEEKGSAGFGYDPIFMPEGYAETFAELGSNVKNNISHRALAVKALCSFLEGI; encoded by the coding sequence ATGAAAAGAAAACTTGTTTTTGCTACAAATAACGATCATAAACTTGAGGAAGTCAGAGAAGTAGTAAAAGATAAATTTGAAATACTCAGCCTTAAAGATATTGGTTGCCATGAAGATATAGCCGAACCGGGCGAAACGCTGGAAGAGAATGCTTTGATTAAAGCCCGCTATGTGAAGGAAAAATACGGTTATGATAGCTTTGGGGATGATACAGGGCTTGAAGTCGAAGCATTGAATGGTGCGCCGGGTGTCTATTCGGCCCGCTATGCGGGAGATGGACATGATGCCAAGGCTAATATGAAGAAGCTACTGGCAAATCTGGATGGTGTCACAAACCGTAAGGCCCGCTTCAGGTCTGTTATCGCATTGACTCTGGAAGGGAAGGAATATCTTTTTGAAGGGAAAATTGAAGGGGAAATAATTTCAGAAGAAAAAGGATCTGCAGGATTTGGGTATGATCCTATATTTATGCCAGAGGGATATGCGGAAACATTTGCTGAATTAGGAAGTAATGTTAAAAATAATATAAGCCACCGTGCACTGGCTGTGAAAGCTTTGTGTAGTTTTTTGGAAGGTATCTGA
- a CDS encoding TonB-dependent receptor — protein sequence MRILFSTFLFFCSFAGTFLLAQTNDSIETQKLSEVEVSALIKPSAARSTTPLQVIDNAEMERIGILSVSDAVRRFSGVSIKDYGGIGGMKTVSIRGMGAQHTAVSYDGITMSNVQSGQIDISRFSLDNVSMISLSIGQSDDIFQSARSYASAGVLQITTLQPTFDTKRNTLNTGVKTGSFGLLNPMVYYARKINGRFSISVNSGWERADGRYKFTYKNAEQTEERKRRNSDVSIWRTELNLYGNLGKGGNLNFKVNYLDSERGLPGSVIFYKDDNDERVWNKDIFAQTYYKNTLSHKLELKAQARFSRTYYKYLALNNNISGSKQEDRITQFEYYASAGILYKPIEDISISLFEDVFQNRLNSNFTDIDSPSRNSSLTALAAQYNNKHITITGSLLATYVKEDAKSGEIPDNKKKITPSISLSYLPFLKTNIRLRASYKKIFRVPTFDDMYYIRMGNINLKPEYATQYNAGLTWVGKISDKVDFISISADGYKNKVDDKIVPFPTMNIFKMRNYGKVDMTGLDINTRLHSELCKKLSIQLTGNYSYQKVIDITDPESKNYRDQIPYTPRHYGSGAISLENPWINIAYTLIVSGKRYALDQNIPDNEIESYTNHSISLNKSFDINKSKLRVQLNLINLSNKNYQIIKYYPMPGRSFTLSANYRF from the coding sequence ATGAGAATTTTATTTTCTACCTTTTTATTTTTTTGTTCTTTCGCTGGTACATTTCTACTGGCGCAAACAAATGATAGTATCGAAACACAAAAGCTATCGGAGGTAGAAGTATCTGCACTTATAAAACCGTCGGCTGCCCGCTCGACTACACCACTGCAAGTGATAGACAACGCTGAAATGGAACGGATCGGCATATTATCTGTATCGGATGCCGTACGCAGATTCTCGGGCGTCAGCATAAAAGATTATGGAGGTATCGGTGGCATGAAAACGGTATCTATCAGAGGTATGGGGGCACAGCATACAGCAGTAAGTTATGATGGAATAACAATGAGTAATGTACAATCCGGACAAATAGACATAAGCCGTTTTTCTCTGGATAATGTCTCTATGATTTCTTTATCGATAGGACAATCCGATGATATTTTTCAATCCGCAAGGTCTTATGCTTCCGCCGGAGTACTCCAGATAACAACATTACAACCTACTTTCGACACTAAGCGGAATACATTAAACACAGGGGTCAAAACGGGATCATTCGGACTATTAAATCCAATGGTTTACTATGCCCGTAAAATTAACGGGCGATTTTCTATTTCCGTTAACAGCGGATGGGAACGGGCAGACGGCAGGTATAAATTCACATATAAAAATGCAGAACAGACCGAGGAACGAAAAAGAAGAAATTCTGATGTAAGTATCTGGCGTACGGAGCTTAATTTATATGGCAATTTGGGTAAAGGTGGAAATTTAAATTTCAAGGTGAATTATCTGGATTCGGAAAGAGGCCTGCCAGGATCGGTAATTTTTTACAAAGACGATAATGATGAACGAGTATGGAATAAGGATATTTTTGCCCAGACCTATTACAAAAATACGCTTTCACATAAACTGGAACTAAAGGCACAGGCAAGATTTAGCCGTACATATTACAAATACCTCGCTCTAAATAACAATATATCAGGCAGCAAACAAGAAGACCGCATCACCCAGTTTGAATACTATGCCTCTGCAGGGATTTTATATAAACCTATAGAGGATATCTCTATAAGCCTCTTCGAAGATGTATTTCAAAACCGTCTGAACAGTAATTTTACTGATATAGACAGTCCCTCCCGAAATTCATCCCTGACTGCATTAGCCGCACAATATAATAATAAACATATCACTATTACCGGTAGCCTGTTGGCTACATATGTAAAAGAGGATGCTAAGTCGGGAGAAATACCTGACAACAAGAAAAAGATAACCCCATCTATCAGTCTTTCATATTTGCCTTTCTTAAAGACAAACATAAGATTACGTGCTTCTTATAAAAAGATATTCAGAGTGCCGACATTCGACGATATGTATTATATCAGAATGGGGAATATCAATCTGAAACCAGAATATGCTACTCAATACAATGCCGGTTTGACATGGGTTGGAAAAATATCAGACAAAGTTGATTTTATAAGTATATCTGCCGACGGATATAAAAACAAGGTAGACGATAAGATTGTGCCCTTCCCGACTATGAATATTTTCAAAATGCGTAATTATGGAAAAGTAGACATGACCGGATTAGATATTAATACACGTCTGCACAGTGAGCTTTGCAAAAAGTTATCTATCCAATTGACCGGAAATTACAGCTATCAGAAAGTTATCGACATTACTGACCCTGAAAGTAAAAATTATAGAGACCAGATACCGTATACCCCGCGACACTATGGTTCAGGTGCTATAAGCCTGGAGAACCCATGGATAAATATAGCTTATACTTTAATCGTATCGGGCAAGAGATATGCATTGGATCAGAATATACCTGATAATGAGATAGAATCATATACGAATCATAGTATTTCTTTAAATAAGTCTTTTGATATAAATAAAAGTAAATTACGAGTGCAGCTCAATCTGATTAATTTATCTAATAAAAACTATCAGATCATTAAGTATTATCCTATGCCGGGACGTTCATTTACTTTATCAGCTAATTATCGTTTTTAA
- a CDS encoding pyridoxal phosphate-dependent aminotransferase, with product MPHISQRGIEMPNSPIRKLAPLSDSAKARGLKVYHLNIGQPDLPTPEEALEAIRNIDRSILEYSPSDGYRSYREKLVGYYAKYNINVSADDIIITTGGSEAVLFAFLACLNPGDEIIVPEPAYANYMAFAVSAGAIIRTISSSIEEGFALPPVEKFEELINERTKGIMICNPNNPTGYLYSRAEMNQIKHLVQKHDLYLFSDEVYREFIYTNSPYISACHLVGIEDNVVLIDSVSKRYSECGIRIGALITKNKELRKTLMKFCQARLSPPLIGQIAAEASLDASPDYLRDTYDEYVERRKFLIDRLNRIPGVYSPIPMGAFYTVARLPVDDADEFCAWCLSDFEYEGQTVFMAPASGFYTTPGLGKNEVRIAYVLNKEDLGNALTVLEKALETYNALKKK from the coding sequence ATGCCACATATTTCGCAACGAGGAATAGAAATGCCGAATTCTCCCATCAGGAAATTGGCTCCATTGTCCGACTCGGCTAAAGCCAGGGGTTTGAAAGTATATCATCTGAATATCGGACAGCCCGATCTGCCTACACCCGAAGAAGCGCTAGAGGCGATACGCAATATAGATCGTTCTATATTGGAGTATAGCCCCAGCGATGGATACCGCTCTTATCGTGAGAAACTGGTTGGTTATTATGCAAAGTATAATATTAATGTATCGGCTGATGATATAATTATTACTACCGGAGGCTCCGAAGCTGTGTTGTTTGCATTTCTGGCCTGTCTCAATCCGGGTGATGAAATAATAGTGCCGGAGCCTGCTTATGCCAACTATATGGCCTTTGCCGTATCGGCCGGAGCGATTATTCGCACAATATCCTCTTCTATCGAAGAAGGGTTTGCTTTACCTCCTGTTGAAAAGTTTGAAGAACTGATAAACGAGCGTACAAAAGGGATTATGATTTGTAATCCGAATAACCCGACGGGGTATTTATATTCCCGTGCCGAAATGAATCAGATAAAACATCTGGTACAGAAGCATGATCTTTATCTGTTTTCGGATGAGGTATACCGTGAGTTTATTTATACCAATTCACCATATATTTCGGCTTGTCACCTTGTCGGTATCGAGGATAATGTGGTACTGATAGACTCAGTCTCGAAGAGATATAGTGAGTGTGGTATCCGTATCGGTGCATTGATCACTAAAAATAAGGAATTGCGGAAGACTCTGATGAAATTCTGTCAGGCGCGCCTGAGTCCTCCGCTTATCGGACAGATTGCGGCAGAGGCTTCGCTGGACGCCAGCCCCGATTATCTCCGCGATACTTACGATGAATACGTGGAAAGACGCAAGTTTCTTATCGACCGCCTGAACCGTATACCGGGAGTATATTCACCAATTCCTATGGGAGCTTTCTATACGGTTGCACGCCTGCCTGTCGATGATGCCGATGAATTTTGCGCATGGTGTTTGTCTGATTTCGAATACGAAGGACAAACAGTGTTTATGGCTCCGGCTTCAGGGTTTTATACAACACCGGGATTGGGGAAAAATGAAGTCCGTATAGCCTATGTCCTTAATAAGGAAGATCTGGGAAATGCGCTTACGGTACTGGAAAAAGCATTGGAAACTTATAATGCGTTGAAAAAGAAATGA
- a CDS encoding RNA pseudouridine synthase produces the protein MTVLYEDNHIIIVNKTVSEIVQGDKTGDKPLSEIVKEYLKEKYNKPGNVFCGVTHRLDRPTSGIVVFSKTSKALPRLNDMFKNKEISKTYWAVVKNAPKQPEGTLKHYLVRNEKQNKSYAYDVEKPDSKLAILHYKLIARSDKYSLLEIDLETGRHHQIRCQLAKIGSPIKGDLKYGAERSNPDGGISLHARRISFIHPVSKELIDVTAPVPEDNLWRALEAIVK, from the coding sequence ATGACTGTTCTCTACGAAGATAACCATATTATAATTGTCAATAAGACTGTATCGGAAATCGTACAGGGGGATAAGACGGGTGATAAGCCACTTTCGGAAATCGTGAAAGAATACCTGAAAGAAAAGTACAATAAGCCGGGAAATGTTTTTTGTGGTGTTACCCACCGCCTAGATCGTCCTACGAGCGGTATCGTGGTTTTTTCTAAAACAAGCAAGGCTTTACCCCGCCTGAATGACATGTTTAAGAATAAGGAAATAAGTAAAACATACTGGGCCGTTGTAAAAAATGCGCCCAAACAGCCGGAGGGGACATTGAAGCATTATCTGGTGCGGAATGAAAAACAAAATAAGTCGTACGCTTATGATGTGGAGAAACCCGATTCGAAGCTGGCTATATTGCATTATAAACTTATTGCCCGTTCTGATAAATACAGCTTACTCGAAATAGACCTGGAAACAGGCCGTCATCATCAGATACGTTGCCAGCTGGCAAAAATTGGCAGTCCGATAAAAGGGGATTTAAAGTATGGTGCGGAGCGTTCCAATCCCGATGGCGGTATCAGTTTACATGCACGTCGGATATCCTTTATTCATCCGGTGTCGAAAGAATTGATCGACGTTACTGCACCCGTGCCGGAGGATAATTTGTGGCGGGCTTTGGAGGCTATTGTGAAATAG
- a CDS encoding Tex family protein: MTIIDLISSALSIKASQIEKTIGLLDSGATIPFISRYRKEVTGGLDEVQIGAIKEQNDKLNELVKRRETILKSIEEQEKLTPELKTRIENCWNSSELEDIYLPYKPKRQTRAEIARKKGLDPLAELIMAQHPMDVEGKALSFVKGDVKDTKDAIAGACDIIAEWINEDEYARNAIRNLFEREAVITAKVVKGKEEEGDKYRDYFDFSEKLSKASSHRILAIRRGESEGFLRVNIAPDEDTALERLDKRFIKGDNDNEATNYVADAIEDSYKRLLKPSIETEFSALSKQKADEEAIRVFIENLRQLLLAPPLGQKRVLGIDPGYRTGCKLVCLDAEGNLLHNETIYPHPPQNETSKAGNKVVKMVSTYNIDAIAIGNGTASRETERFITNLRYEKEVKVFVVSENGASIYSASKTAREEFPDYDVTVRGAVSIGRRLMDPLAELVKIDPKSIGVGQYQHDVDQTKLKNSLDLTVESCVNLVGVNVNTASKHLLTYVSGLGPVLAQNIVDYRAAHGAFKSRKELMKVARMGEKAFEQCAGFLRIAEAVNPLDNSAVHPESYYVVEKMAKDLKCTVSELIQNKELKKSLDLKKYITDTVGLPTLNDIMEELDKPGRDPRKGIKMFEFDPNIRTIDDLREGMILPGIVTNITNFGCFVDVGIKENGLVHISEIADRFVSDPTEVVSLHQHVEVKVLSVDLARKRVQLSMKK; this comes from the coding sequence ATGACTATAATTGATCTAATATCATCAGCATTAAGTATTAAAGCTTCGCAAATAGAAAAAACAATCGGTTTACTGGATTCGGGTGCGACTATTCCTTTTATCAGTCGTTACCGAAAAGAAGTAACCGGAGGATTAGACGAGGTTCAGATAGGAGCTATCAAGGAGCAAAATGATAAACTCAATGAACTGGTTAAGCGTCGCGAGACAATCCTGAAATCGATAGAAGAGCAGGAGAAACTGACACCTGAATTGAAAACGCGTATCGAAAATTGCTGGAACAGCTCAGAACTCGAAGATATCTACCTTCCTTATAAACCTAAACGCCAGACCCGTGCCGAAATAGCTCGTAAAAAGGGGTTGGATCCGCTTGCAGAATTGATTATGGCGCAGCACCCGATGGATGTGGAAGGGAAAGCCCTCTCATTCGTAAAAGGCGATGTAAAAGATACGAAAGACGCTATTGCCGGGGCATGCGATATCATTGCCGAATGGATAAATGAAGATGAATATGCCCGTAATGCTATTCGTAATCTTTTTGAAAGGGAGGCTGTTATTACCGCTAAGGTAGTGAAGGGGAAAGAAGAGGAAGGTGACAAATACCGTGATTACTTCGATTTCTCCGAAAAATTGAGTAAGGCTTCATCCCACCGTATACTGGCAATACGTCGAGGGGAATCGGAAGGTTTTCTCCGTGTAAACATTGCGCCGGATGAAGACACAGCACTAGAAAGATTGGATAAGCGCTTTATTAAAGGAGATAATGACAATGAAGCTACTAACTATGTGGCGGATGCTATAGAAGACTCATATAAGCGATTGTTGAAACCATCTATAGAAACTGAATTTTCGGCCTTGTCGAAACAAAAGGCGGATGAGGAGGCCATACGTGTGTTTATTGAGAATCTGCGCCAACTTCTGCTAGCTCCACCATTGGGACAGAAGAGGGTATTGGGTATCGACCCCGGTTACCGTACAGGATGTAAACTTGTGTGTCTCGACGCGGAAGGAAACCTGTTGCATAATGAGACTATTTATCCTCATCCACCGCAAAATGAGACATCCAAAGCCGGAAATAAGGTGGTGAAAATGGTATCTACATACAATATAGATGCGATTGCTATCGGAAATGGTACTGCCAGCCGCGAAACAGAGCGTTTTATAACCAATCTTCGCTACGAGAAAGAGGTGAAAGTATTCGTTGTAAGTGAGAATGGGGCATCTATCTATTCTGCGTCGAAAACAGCAAGAGAGGAATTTCCTGATTATGATGTGACAGTCAGGGGAGCGGTATCTATTGGCCGTCGTCTGATGGATCCGTTGGCTGAGTTGGTGAAGATAGATCCGAAATCGATCGGGGTGGGGCAGTACCAGCATGATGTAGATCAGACAAAATTGAAAAATTCTCTTGATCTTACCGTCGAAAGTTGTGTGAATCTTGTTGGTGTAAATGTAAATACGGCAAGTAAGCACCTGCTAACTTATGTTTCGGGTCTTGGCCCTGTGCTGGCACAGAATATAGTTGATTATCGTGCGGCACACGGTGCTTTCAAATCTCGTAAAGAATTGATGAAAGTCGCTCGTATGGGCGAGAAGGCATTTGAGCAGTGTGCAGGATTCCTTCGCATTGCAGAGGCTGTGAATCCATTAGATAATTCTGCGGTACATCCAGAGAGTTATTATGTGGTAGAGAAGATGGCAAAAGATCTGAAGTGTACAGTTTCTGAACTGATTCAGAATAAGGAATTGAAAAAATCGCTCGATCTTAAAAAATATATTACAGATACGGTCGGCTTGCCTACCTTGAATGATATAATGGAAGAACTTGATAAACCCGGACGTGACCCACGTAAAGGTATTAAGATGTTTGAATTCGATCCTAATATCCGTACTATCGATGACTTGCGTGAAGGTATGATTCTTCCCGGAATCGTTACCAATATCACAAACTTTGGTTGTTTTGTGGATGTAGGTATCAAAGAAAACGGACTGGTGCATATTTCGGAAATAGCAGACCGTTTTGTATCCGATCCTACCGAAGTGGTATCATTGCATCAGCATGTGGAGGTCAAAGTATTGTCTGTCGATCTGGCACGTAAACGAGTGCAATTATCGATGAAGAAATAA
- a CDS encoding polyprenol monophosphomannose synthase: protein MSNSVVIIPTYNEKENIEAIIRAVFDLPHMFDILVIDDASPDGTADIVKKLQSEFPERLNVIQRAGKLGLGTAYIAGFRWTLERSYEYVFEMDADFSHNPNDLLRLYDACANEGADLSVGSRYYSGVNVVNWPMGRVLMSYFASKYVRFITGMKVHDATAGFVCYKRNVLETIDLDNIRFKGYAFQVEMKYTAYCLGFDIKEVSIVFVNRMLGTSKMNSGIFAEGVFGVLTMRFRQLFGGIRKK, encoded by the coding sequence ATGTCCAATTCCGTAGTTATAATACCCACTTACAATGAGAAAGAGAATATAGAGGCTATAATCAGAGCTGTATTTGATCTGCCCCATATGTTTGATATTCTTGTTATAGATGATGCTTCACCAGACGGTACGGCAGATATTGTAAAAAAACTTCAATCCGAATTTCCGGAACGACTGAATGTAATACAACGGGCGGGCAAATTAGGGCTGGGTACAGCGTATATTGCAGGATTCCGCTGGACATTGGAACGTTCATATGAATATGTATTCGAAATGGATGCCGATTTTTCGCATAATCCGAACGATTTGTTACGCTTGTATGATGCGTGTGCTAACGAAGGTGCTGATTTGTCGGTAGGCTCACGTTACTATAGCGGGGTGAATGTTGTGAACTGGCCGATGGGACGGGTACTGATGTCTTATTTTGCGTCTAAGTATGTACGCTTTATTACGGGTATGAAAGTACATGATGCAACAGCGGGATTTGTTTGCTATAAGCGGAATGTATTGGAAACTATCGACTTGGATAATATACGTTTTAAGGGGTATGCATTTCAGGTAGAGATGAAGTATACAGCTTATTGTCTGGGATTTGATATAAAAGAAGTATCTATCGTATTTGTTAACCGGATGCTGGGAACTTCCAAAATGAATTCCGGTATTTTTGCGGAAGGAGTTTTCGGTGTATTGACTATGAGATTCAGGCAATTATTCGGAGGGATAAGGAAGAAGTGA
- a CDS encoding energy transducer TonB, with the protein MKNLVNLNSAEWCDIIFEGKNKSYGAFELRQSSTRRHLIAFGVVVLFAAVASCLPAIISSIEASTAKPYAGNYDDVVTVVDVLLDDPKPEIIQPTMPEPPKFVAMQKFAPPKIVDDSQATEETLTSMTDLTTSTKAIGAFEVENGSTDKDAVRKEFETDVVGDGKGGAAPKEPEVFVSAQFMPQFPGGEADMYKYIYDNIRYPAVDQEMGIQGKVTVRFVVSKTGEITDIQLLKGISPTCDKEAIRVLKSMPRWIPGKNNGVAVPVYFTMPIVFKLKM; encoded by the coding sequence ATGAAAAACTTAGTTAACTTAAATTCCGCAGAATGGTGTGATATTATTTTTGAAGGTAAAAATAAATCATATGGTGCATTTGAATTACGCCAATCCTCTACCAGGAGGCATCTGATCGCATTCGGCGTAGTGGTATTATTTGCTGCCGTAGCATCCTGTTTGCCAGCCATTATCAGCTCTATCGAGGCTTCTACTGCAAAACCTTATGCAGGGAACTACGATGATGTGGTAACTGTGGTAGATGTATTGCTCGATGACCCGAAACCGGAAATTATCCAACCGACTATGCCGGAACCTCCGAAATTTGTAGCCATGCAGAAATTTGCTCCTCCTAAAATCGTGGATGACAGCCAGGCAACGGAAGAAACCCTGACCAGTATGACCGATCTGACAACCAGCACTAAAGCTATCGGGGCTTTCGAAGTTGAAAACGGCTCAACCGACAAGGATGCTGTGCGCAAAGAATTTGAAACCGATGTTGTCGGAGACGGAAAAGGTGGAGCTGCCCCTAAAGAACCCGAAGTATTCGTAAGTGCTCAGTTCATGCCTCAATTTCCGGGTGGAGAAGCAGATATGTATAAATATATATATGATAACATCAGATATCCGGCTGTGGATCAGGAAATGGGAATACAAGGAAAAGTCACTGTAAGATTCGTGGTAAGCAAGACCGGAGAAATCACAGATATCCAACTACTGAAAGGAATCAGTCCGACTTGCGACAAGGAAGCTATAAGAGTTCTGAAAAGCATGCCAAGATGGATACCGGGTAAGAATAACGGAGTAGCCGTTCCGGTTTACTTTACAATGCCGATTGTATTTAAATTGAAAATGTAG
- a CDS encoding acetyl-CoA hydrolase/transferase family protein: MALKFMTAEEAAALINNNDNVGFSGFTHAGCPKVVPGFIAKRAEEEHAKGNPFKINVFTGASTGDKLDGVLTRAKAINFRAPYQTNKSMRDAINNGEIKYCDLHLSTMAQDIRYGYYGKIDYAVIEACEVTENGEIVPTCGVGISPTVSRLAKKVIVELNEWNPKAMRGMHDIPEPQDPPTREDIPVYGVHDRVGKDHIKVDPDKIIVVRTNEPNEGSGFAPVDEVTAQIGKNVADFFIKEMAEGRMPKTFLPVQSGVGNIANAVLAAMGESKDIPDFDVYTEVIQDAVIGLMESGRVKFASGCSLTVSNPCIEHIYQNLDFFKERIVLRPSEYSNNPEVVRRLGVIAINTAIEADIYGNINSTHVMGTKMMNGIGGSGDFTRSAYVSIFVTPSVAKDGKISSFVPMVAHQDHSEHSVKVIISEYGVADLRGKCPEERAQEIINKCVHPDYRPLLQEYIKNAPKGQTKFDMYNAFAFHEAFQETGSMKNVTWRKPKNA, from the coding sequence ATGGCTTTAAAATTTATGACTGCTGAAGAGGCAGCCGCACTTATCAACAACAACGACAATGTGGGATTTAGCGGTTTTACGCATGCCGGATGTCCCAAAGTAGTACCCGGATTTATCGCAAAACGCGCCGAAGAAGAACATGCAAAGGGTAATCCTTTCAAGATAAATGTGTTCACTGGAGCATCCACAGGAGATAAGTTAGACGGGGTCTTAACCAGAGCGAAAGCTATTAACTTCCGGGCACCTTATCAAACAAACAAAAGTATGCGTGATGCTATCAACAACGGTGAAATCAAATATTGTGATTTACACCTTTCAACGATGGCACAGGATATCCGTTACGGATACTATGGCAAGATAGATTATGCTGTCATAGAAGCATGTGAAGTTACAGAGAATGGTGAAATAGTTCCTACATGCGGTGTTGGTATCTCTCCTACGGTAAGTCGTCTGGCAAAGAAAGTCATTGTAGAATTAAATGAATGGAATCCGAAGGCAATGCGAGGTATGCATGACATTCCTGAGCCTCAGGACCCGCCTACACGTGAAGATATTCCTGTATATGGAGTGCATGATCGCGTGGGTAAAGATCATATAAAAGTAGACCCTGATAAAATAATCGTTGTAAGAACCAACGAACCCAATGAAGGTAGCGGCTTTGCTCCGGTAGATGAGGTAACAGCTCAGATCGGAAAAAATGTTGCTGATTTCTTTATTAAAGAAATGGCGGAAGGGCGTATGCCAAAAACATTCTTACCCGTACAGTCAGGTGTAGGTAATATCGCCAATGCTGTGCTTGCAGCGATGGGCGAAAGTAAGGATATTCCTGATTTTGATGTTTACACAGAAGTAATTCAAGATGCTGTTATCGGCTTAATGGAATCCGGACGTGTTAAATTTGCAAGCGGCTGTTCTTTAACAGTAAGTAATCCTTGCATCGAGCATATATATCAGAATCTCGACTTCTTCAAAGAAAGGATCGTATTACGTCCTTCGGAATATTCAAACAACCCCGAAGTAGTTCGCCGCCTCGGTGTTATTGCTATCAATACAGCTATTGAAGCTGATATCTATGGTAACATTAACTCTACTCACGTGATGGGTACCAAGATGATGAATGGTATTGGAGGTTCGGGAGACTTTACTCGTAGTGCATATGTGTCTATATTTGTTACACCATCCGTAGCAAAAGACGGAAAGATAAGCTCTTTTGTGCCAATGGTTGCACATCAGGATCATAGCGAACACTCTGTAAAGGTAATCATCTCTGAATATGGTGTGGCCGATCTTCGAGGCAAATGTCCGGAAGAACGTGCGCAGGAAATCATCAACAAATGTGTACATCCGGATTATCGTCCTCTATTGCAGGAGTATATCAAGAATGCTCCAAAAGGACAAACTAAATTTGATATGTATAATGCCTTCGCATTTCACGAAGCATTCCAAGAAACAGGTAGTATGAAAAATGTTACTTGGAGAAAGCCTAAGAACGCTTAA
- a CDS encoding fumarylacetoacetate hydrolase family protein — protein MKIICVGLNYQTHNKEMGRALSDKDDDPVLFMKPDTALLSGDKNRFYIPDFSSDIHYETELVVRIDKMGKNIAERFAYRYYNEITLGIDFTARDIQAGLKQRSQPWEISKAFDNSAAIGSFVPKEKYEKNIQELNFMLKIDDKVVQSANTNEMLHSVDRIIAFASRFFTLKTGDLIFTGTPAGVGKVEIGNNLKGILEGDELLDLHIC, from the coding sequence ATGAAAATTATCTGCGTAGGACTTAATTATCAGACACATAATAAGGAGATGGGGCGTGCACTATCTGATAAAGATGATGATCCTGTTCTCTTTATGAAACCCGATACAGCCTTGCTGTCAGGCGATAAAAACCGTTTTTATATACCCGATTTTTCATCGGATATCCATTACGAAACCGAGTTGGTAGTCCGTATCGATAAAATGGGAAAGAATATTGCAGAACGTTTTGCGTATCGCTATTATAATGAAATAACACTAGGCATAGACTTTACGGCACGTGATATACAAGCCGGACTGAAACAAAGAAGTCAGCCTTGGGAAATATCGAAGGCTTTTGATAATTCCGCGGCAATAGGAAGTTTTGTCCCCAAAGAAAAATATGAGAAGAATATCCAGGAGCTCAACTTTATGCTTAAAATAGATGATAAAGTTGTTCAGTCTGCAAATACGAACGAAATGCTTCATTCGGTGGATAGGATTATCGCTTTTGCAAGCCGCTTCTTCACGTTAAAGACCGGTGACCTCATATTTACCGGTACACCCGCAGGAGTGGGAAAAGTTGAAATCGGGAATAATCTCAAAGGGATTCTGGAGGGAGATGAACTATTGGATCTGCATATTTGTTAG